A DNA window from Myxocyprinus asiaticus isolate MX2 ecotype Aquarium Trade chromosome 45, UBuf_Myxa_2, whole genome shotgun sequence contains the following coding sequences:
- the LOC127435373 gene encoding unique cartilage matrix-associated protein-like, which translates to MAWTHTALLTLLPIVFILIVLAGVESAAVRDGKDIEPKRSSKRVFMLASDASNFFKHRSRRSPKTYNEYYAEQRVKMGAKERRREYLEEQSNEHENYLEEERDEQYERTRERNEQWREFHYDGLYPQYPHHRPYV; encoded by the exons ATGGCCTGGACTCATACAGCTCTGCTGACACTGCTGCCCATTGTTTTCATTCTGATTG tgCTGGCAGGGGTTGAAAGTGCAGCCGTGAGAGATGGAAAAGACATTGAACCTAAGA GATCATCTAAACGAGTTTTCATGCTAGCATCTGATGCCTCAAACTTCTTCAAACATCGCAGTCGCAGATCCCCGAAAACATATAACGAGTACTATG CGGAGCAGAGAGTAAAGATGGGCGCAAAAGAGCGAAGGAGGGAGTACTTAGAGGAACAAAGCAACGAGCATGAGAACTATTTAGAGGAGGAGCGTGACG AACAGTATGAGAGGACCAGAGAGAGGAATGAACAGTGGAGAGAATTCCACTATGATGGGCTTTACCCACAATACCCTCACCACCGCCCTTATGTCTAA